One Cucurbita pepo subsp. pepo cultivar mu-cu-16 chromosome LG07, ASM280686v2, whole genome shotgun sequence genomic region harbors:
- the LOC111799182 gene encoding 14-3-3-like protein — protein MATAPSLREENVYMAKLAEQAERYEEMVEFMEKVSASIDKEELTVEERNLLSVAYKNVIGARRASWRIISSIEQKEESRGNDHHVSVIRDYRSKIESELSNICDGILKLLDSRLIPSAASGDSKVFYLKMKGDYHRYLAEFKTGAERKEAAESTLTAYKAAQDIANAELPPTHPIRLGLALNFSVFYYEILNSPDRACSLAKQAFDEAIAELDTLGEESYKDSTLIMQLLRDNLTLWTSDMQDEGADEIKEAPPKREEEKQ, from the exons ATGGCTACCGCCCCCTCTCTTCGCGAGGAGAATGTTTACATGGCCAAGCTTGCTGAGCAGGCCGAGCGCTACGAGGAGATGGTCGAGTTCATGGAGAAGGTTTCCGCTTCTATTGACAAGGAGGAGCTCACCGTCGAGGAGAGAAACCTCCTCTCCGTCGCCTACAAGAACGTCATCGGCGCTCGTAGGGCCTCTTGGCGTATTATTTCCTCCATCGAGCAGAAGGAGGAGAGCCGAGGTAATGATCACCATGTCTCTGTGATCCGTGACTACAGATCCAAAATCGAGAGCGAACTCTCTAATATCTGCGATGGAATTCTCAAACTCCTTGATTCCAGACTCATTCCTTCCGCGGCCTCCGGAGATTCCAAGgtattttaccttaaaatgAAAGGCGATTACCATAGATACCTGGCTGAATTCAAAACCGGTGCCGAACGGAAGGAAGCTGCCGAAAGTACCCTCACTGCTTACAAAGCCGCTCAG GATATTGCAAATGCCGAGTTGCCTCCCACACATCCGATCCGACTTGGATTGGCCCTCAACTTCTCTGTATTCTactatgaaattttgaattctcCTGATCGTGCCTGCAGTCTTGCAAAACAG GCGTTTGATGAAGCCATCGCTGAGTTGGATACCCTTGGCGAGGAATCCTACAAGGATAGTACTTTGATTATGCAACTTCTCCGCGATAACCTCACTCTCTGGACCTCGGACATGCAG GACGAGGGTGCGGATGAGATCAAAGAAGCTCCCCCCAAGCGCGAGGAAGAAAAGCAGTAA